The genomic stretch CACGCCAGTACGATTAAGGTTCCGACAACTGCGGACGCGAACACTGGAATAACCAGATGTCTAAGAGTGATGCCCACCGAGTGAAATCAGTAGCATCGCCGATGGGCGATGAGTAGCACTGAGACCCTTATCCAATGCCCGAGAGCGAATCGAAACATGCGATGTTTCAAAAAGCGCGGAGCGCCGCGCCATCGATGACGCAGCGCTCCGTTGTCTTAGAGCTGACGGTGAGCGTCTACGCGGCGCGCTTCTTCCTGCGGTTGGGCGGTCTCAGCCCGATATAGATTCGATGGCCGCAGGAGCCGAAGACATGGATGCCCTTCTGCTCGAAATCCACTGCGGTATCGCAGGTCGGACAAATGCCATCCTTGAGGCATCGGATGAAATGCTCAACGAACTGGTCGACCGCATCGGGTTCGCGCGGAGGGGCGACTTCGGCTGCGAGCGCGGCTGGCGGAGCGAGCAGCGCGTTCATTGGGACGGAGCTGCGGCGTTCAACAACTGGCATGTCAGTTCCCCTCCTTGTCGTAGAGCTTTGCTACAAAGTCTGTGATCACTACCGAGAGTACACTTGTAACGCCGGTCTGGCGACAGGCAATGAAAGAAAAATTGATTGATTCGATAAATCTCATTTTTTTCTCACTCATTATCTTTTGCAAATCTGGTGTCTTTGGCCTTCGTCTATATTACTGCTAGCAGCGATACTCATCTTTTGGCGCTGTTCACTCATATTGCGCGCCTGAAAGCGTCAGCAGGCGTTATTCTGATCGTTCCGAGAATCGGCCATATTCCGCTCAAGAGACTGACGACCAGCGAGACGCTCAAAGCGGCCGCAACGATTCCCGCCGTCACCGTAAGCTCACCGGCGTTGCCAATGATCGCTGCGATCGTTGCGCCACTGCCGAAAAGCCAGTACGCGCCCATGCCGCCGATCACTCCGCCGATGGCGCCGATCGCCAGGCATTCGGCGAGCAGCAGCGACGTCACGTAGCCGGGGCCAAACCCCAGCGCGCGCATCACCGCGACATCGCGCAAGCGCTCCCGCACCATCATCGCCATCGCATTCGCGGCGATCAGCAGAATAGTCACAAGGATGATGAAGAAGATGCTGTAGACTATCGTGCGGATATCGCCGACGGTGGATAGCAGCCCGGAAATGGCGTCGCTCTCCGTCATCGTCACCGTTTCGAAATCCGAGTTGTGGAAATTCTCGTCGATCTCGCGTATCACGCGCGCAACGTCGTCGGCGCTCTTGACCCGCGTTACCAGCAGACCCGCCGGATGCTTTACTTCGGGAATACCAATCGCCTTTTCAGCTTCGACCAGATAATCACGCCGGAACATGAAAAAGTTTGGATAGTTATTCGATGGCGTTTCGCCGACCAGCACGAAGCGAATCCTGAGCCGGTTGGCATCGCCACGAAGGGTGATTACATCGCCGATTTTCCACTTGTGATTACGGATCAGAAGCCGGCCGGCAATCGCCGCCATCCGATTATTCGCAAAGTCCTTCAGAACATTCGGCGCGATTCCATAATCCGGGTACATGATCGGCGTGCGCTCCGCATCGACCGCGTAAGCCTGGATGATCTCACTTTCGCTCTGGTACTTGGCGCGAAGTATGACCATCGGCGTACAGCCCGCGACGCCTGGCAACCGTTCGATATCGCCGCAATAGCGCGACGGCAATCCCAGGTAGCGCCCGTCAGCATTGTAGGAATATAGGCGCATCGTCTCGGATGTCTTTTTGAGTATCAAATCGATCGACGACGGGATCGCGATCAGTACCGTGAATATGAAAGTCGCAAGCGCAAACGTCAGTGTAGTTAACACCGCACGCCGCGCGTGATGACTTACGTTTCTCGCTACCAGGATCGATGCGTTCACTTCGCTCAAGCCTCACGCAGCGAGTCGATAACGCCGATACGGCCGGCGCGCCAAGCTGGAAGAATCCCTCCGGCGATTCCAATTGCGATCGCAGTCAGGATGCCTTCGACGAAAATCATCCAGCTGAAGTGCGATGAAAACAAAATCGCACCGACACGCAGTTGCCGATCGCCGAGCGCGGTCGCAATCGACACCGCCAGTGCCGCGACGATACCCGCGAGCCCTCCCGCGAGCGCAATGATCACGCTTTCGACGAGGAAGCTGGTCAGCACCTGTGAGCGCTTGAAACCCAGCGCGCGCAGCACGCCAACCTCGCGGCTCCGATGCGCAACCGCCGCATACATCGTATTCATGCCGCCGAACGTCGCACCGATCCCGACGATCAGCGCTACTATCATCACCAGCGATCTCAGGTGATCCGCGAGCACGGCCTGCGATGCGTAGAAATCGCGCTCGCTCATCAGGTCAACGGTCAATTGCACGTTCTTACTGAGCGCGTCACGGAAGCTATCCTGCATCCCGGGATTCAGCACTACATGAATCGAGGAATAGGCATTCTCGAACCTGGCATCCTGTTCCAGTACATCGAGATCGGTCCAGAATTCGCTCTCGCGGGCGCTGCCGTGGTCGGAAAAGACTCCGACGATCGTCCAATTGCGCCGGCCGTATCTGAAGGTGCTGCCGATACCCAGTTCGGGGAAGCGCTCAGCCTGCTTGCGCCCGATAGCCATTTCCTCACGCCCGGGGGCGGGCCAGCGCCCGGCGGTCAGCTTGAGATTTTTGTGCACCAGGTAGGCAATTGGATACACACCGCGCAGATACGCGGGCTGGAACTGCTGCGCCGGACGGCGCACGGCCGCGTTAAACGAGGCCACCATTTCCGGCGATATCAGCGCCGCGCCGGAGGCATCAGTTGCGATTTCCTTCCGCGTTCTGAGGACATCGTATTGCTCGCGAGGAATATAGCTTTCGACCTCCGAGCTGGTGCCGCGGCTCAGCACCATCCAGTTGTGAGGCTCGACCGCAAGCTCGAGGCTCGCGCGCAGACCGCCGACCAGGCTGAGCAGCAGCACGACGATCATCACGACCATCGCGACGCCGGCCGCCGTCATCAACGAGGTGGTCTTCCTGACCACGAGGCTGCGCAGGTTGTACTTGAGCGGTATCAACTGGGAAGCCGGCGTCGCACGAACTGACGGGCGGTTAGCATCTCTCATATGCACTACTCTTTGTCAAGTTTTTACTATCCGGCAGATAACCAAAGCTCATATCGATGCTCCGTCGGCAGCCGGTTCCATCGTGAGGCCGCAGGGCGCTCGCTCGCCGTCGAATGCAAGCGACCGGTCGGCGCCGGCGCACTCGCGCAGCACGCCCACATAGCTACGGGTGATATGCGCAGAATCGGCGAAACCGGGCTTGGCCTTGAGCACCTCGTGCAGAGCGGGCAGGCGATAGAACGGCACGCTGGGGAAAAAGTGATGCTCGAGGTGATAGCTGACGTTCTTGGGCGCGAAGAAGATCCGCTCGAGCATGGTCAGCAGGGCAGTGCGAGTCTGAGCGTAGGCCGGTGTCCTGCCTTCGATCGCGGAATGCTCCGCGATGCTGCGGATCCGGAAAATAAACAGTAACCACGTGAAAAGGGGAATAACCCAGTAGATCAGAAAGAGCTTGGTAACTCCCGCCCAGATCATCGCGGCGACAACAGCGGTGTAGAACGCATAGCGCATCGCGATAAACGATTTCGATACGCCGGTGTCAGTCGTCATCAGGCTGCGCATCAGTGCGAGAAGGCGCAGCGCGTTGAAACCCGAGAGATCGTGAAGCATTAGCGAAAACAGCGCGCGCCACTTCTTGGGAAAGACCCACGCCGGATCGCCCTGGCGGCGCGCCCAGTCAGGATCCTGGGGAGTATTCAAGTAGCGATGGTGCGCGAAATGGTTGCGGCGATACGCGCGCGCCGAAATCAAGTTCGGCCACGCCAGGAATATTTCGGATACCCAGTCGTTCAGCGTGCGGTTGCGGAACAGCCTGCGATGCACTCCTTCGTGCATCAGGATCATCAGTGCATGCTGGCGCGCGCCGATGAATGCGATTGCGAGGATGTATAGAGCCGGATGCCAGAATCGCTGGCTAAGATAGATTGCGCCGAAGATCATCATCCATTCAGCCGCGATGTGGACGAATCCCCGAAGTCCACTTACTTGCGAAAGTTCAATTAACTCTTCCTTGGTCAATCTGACGGGGATTTCGACCTTGGAATCATCACGAAGCTCTTGTTGTTCACCAATAGGCATTGCTTTGACGTTCATTTTTTCCCTCGAGTTGGACGTACTACGGCGAAGCGGACACGAAGATCCGCGCTGCCGGAGAGACAAAATCCGGTGCAGTAAATTACCTGGCGACGCACCGCATCAGGCCGCGGCTTGTCCCATTTCCTGGCGCGTATGCTCTTCTTCGGAAGACACCCGCATGCCGATGAAGTTCTTGAGCTTTACCCTGGAATGGTCCGGTGCCATGCTTTTGGCAAACCGCGACAGCGCCCTGGCCAGCCGATCGAAAGCCTCGGTCTCGAGAACCATTGGCTGCGCGTAGATAGGTTCGCCATCGACCGTTTCCAGGTATGGATACAGGCCCGGCTCGCCCACCATCTTGAAACCGGTTCCAAGATAGAAATCCGGATTCCCCTCCGGTCCTGCCGCGAGGTAGGCGAGAGCGGCACGTGTTCCGCGGCCCACCAGCGGCACGACCATTCCGCACCAGACCATCAGTCCCGCGCCTTTCCTGAGCGACCAGAGATCGCTGCATTCGACCACTGCTCCAGGCGCCAGATGAGAAAGATCCGGTTTGGGGCAGGTCTGAGGGAACATTTCCAAATCGTGGGTGGAAATGCCCGCGATCATTTTCTCGGCCGGATCAGATTCCCCTTCGAACAGGCCGTAGAGATTGCCAAAGGCAAGCTGAATTTTCGCGAGCTGAGAGCGCGACTTCTCTCTGAACCTGATGCCGAGTTTGGCCCGCGCCTCTGCGAGCCGATCAGCAAAGATTCTCCGTTCCTCTTCGGTAACCAAAAGCCTTAGTTCCATAACCCCTGTCTCCTTTTATGGCGAAAGAATTCGCCGGTATGACTAATACAAGGTTGTATAAAGCTGAGTTGGCAGGGTTGTGGAAAGGATCGGAGGGCAGCTTTTGAACGCGCGAGTAGATTCGCCTTGGCGGCGTGGGGGTACGAATCGCGCGTGATACCAGCCGCAGCGCTCGCAATCGGGCAATCTCGACGATGAGATTCGACGCTGACAATTTGTCATTCCTAACTGACTTCGCGAATACTAGGGTTGCTTTGGGTGCGCACGCAAGTGCGGGCTCTGAGCAGACTGAGGCGTGGATACCAATTAGTTGGTTGTGATTGGTTACGCTCACTCAGCGCTCATCATTGCTAAGTCACATTTCGGCTGGAGTGCGCCGTGACTGCAAGGCGAAAGAAATACGAAATGTATTCGCTTGGTATGCTTTTCGTTTGGTCTGGCTTGTAATCGCTCTTTCTGGCACCTTGGAGTTGCCAGTCAACTCGAAGCAGTGTAGGGTTTGACGCGTTGGATTAGATTTGTTTGTTTCTCGCAGACAGGGTTTGTCTATCGTGAGCTCCAAAAGCGAGCGGTCCAAAATTAACGCCTTGCTGGTCGAGCTGGTCGCCTCCAAAAGTAAGACCCGCCTCCATCGCAAGGCTTCCAAGATCGGCGCCGAAGTCGAAGAGCTGGCAAGCCTTGACTACGCGGGACCGTTGCGGCGATGCCTCGATCGGCCGCAGCTCAACGCGCTCATCAAGGACGCACGCAAGAACGTCTGGCCGAACCTCAATCGCGAGCCACTGAGGCTCGGATCGACCCGCGAATTTTCCGAACGTTTTTCCGGCGTCGGAGTCGAAGTACGCCCGGCCCGGATGCCGACGTCGACTGGACTGGCGCTGCTCGGGTTCTACGTCCGCAAGACCGACTTCCTGTCGGGCAAGCCGCTCATTTGTGTTAACACGGCCCATCATCCGGCAGTGATCGGCGCGGCGTTCGTTCATGAGATGGGTCATCATCTGACGGCCGAGATCTTCGGCAATGACGACCACACTCCGAGCCTGCTCTACACCGGTTACTCCGATCATCTGAATGAGCCGTCGGAACTCGTGGCTGACGTGCTGGTCAGTCTGGGCATCTATCCGCAACCGATGGCGCGGAAGATGTTTCCTCAATCGCGGCGAAGCACCAGGCCGACGAATCTCGATGTGAACGGACATTCGGCCGTTATCGATTACCTGGCAAAACAGTACGGACTGTCTTTCGATGACAAGATGTCCGTCTCACAGAAGTTTCAATACATGGCCGGACTGCTACACTACACCAGACTCCGAGAGGCGTTGCGCAACGAATTCGATCTATGAGCTCGCGAAATAAACTTGGTCTCGTGTTGAAGAGCCGGCGCAAGGCGCTCGGCCTGAGTCAGCGCGCCCTCGCCGCCAAGCTCGGCGTCGAAGCGAGCTACGTCGCATTCCTTGAGAGTGGACGCCGCAAGCCGTCGCTCAGCCTGGCCCAGCGCCTGGCACGCACGCTCGGGGTTGACCGCCAGGAACTGTTCCTGTTGGTTCATCCTGAAGCGAAGTCGATGTTCGAACCGGCGCCGAAGCCAGAGGATCGAAGCCCGGCGCAATCGTGGCAGGAACTGATCAGCGATAAGGCTCTGCTTACCCGCTACGAAGTGACGCCGCTCGAGCTCCGCGCGATGAAGCAGCTAAGCCTGCTCGGCTACGTGCTGACCCAGCGGGAGTTCCTCACAATCGTCACCGTGATTCGCGGCACCGCGGTCAGCAAGCGCGGGAGTCGCAGCTAGATTCCATCCGGGATGATCAGCAGATCGTCCCGGCGCGGATTTTGAAAATCGAACATGCCTCGCAGATCGTCTATCGCGGGGCCATTCGCCGCGACATAGGGGTTCTTCGTCGATGGCATAGGATCCGGCAGGTTGTCGCGGCTGCGCTTCGAAAGCGGTGCCAGCCTCCAGTTCCATTCGAGAAATTTAAGAATCGACGCATGATCTGAATATGCGTGGTTGATCGCGCCGGCCCTCACATACGGCGAAATAACCATCAGTGGAATGCGCGTGCCGTCGCCGAAGAAATCCAGCGGCGAGATATAACCTGAATCGTAGTATCCGCCGCCTTCGTCGAAGGTCACGAAGACCGCCGAGTCGGCGAAAAGCTTCGGATGCTTGATTACCTCGTTGGCGATACTTTGTACGAAATACTCATACGCCGACATCGCCGAGTTCCCGGGATGCCCTGAGTACGGTTCGTAAGGACGCACGAACGAGACTGCCGGAAGTGATCCCGCTTCGACATCGTGAAAGAAATCCTGCACTCCTTCGATATCGGCACGCAGTGGGCCGCTCATGATGTTCCTGCTGAATTGGAGGGGATTGCAGATCGAGCACCAGGCATCGTTGGCGCCGCCCTTGCGCAGCCCGCCGATATAGTATTTCCAGGTGATGCCGCCTTTGCTGAGTGACTCGCCGATATTGGGCAGCGTTTGCGGCGGCAGAGTGTATGGATGTTTCTTCACATCGACAGGAGAACCATCCGGATTGTAAGGCGGTCCGTAATTATTCACCAGGTAGTAATGATCCGAATCGCAGTTGGACTCGCGATGCAGGGAATTCAGATAGTCGAGAATTGGCGCCACGCCCGGCTGCGCGCGATCCGCGCAGTTCACGTAAGTTCCACTGTGATATCCGTCCTGCTTGAACCAATTGTCCGTGCCGGGCAACGGATTCGGATCCTCGATTAATTCTTTGGGCGGCGTGAGCGGGTGGCCGTTACCGTCGCTGTAGAAGGCGAGGTCGCCGGTGCCGAGATAGATGAAGCTCGCCCCGGTGCCGCCCATGATCCCCTGATGAAAATTGTCGTTCATTGCGTAGTGATCGGCGATGAACTTGAACACCGGCGCGTCGCCCTGGGCGACGTTGTAGAAGCCCATCGAAACGCTTCCCTGGCGGGTACTTTGATCGCTGAACGGTGTCGGGGGAGCTTTGCCGTCGCTGCCCGCTCCGGTCGCCAGTGCGCTCCACAGGAATAGATCATTGCGGCCGGCGTCGAACTGCTGCCACATCTGGAAGAAGCGATGCGCCGGATCGCCGGTGAAAGAAAGCTGGTAGGCAGTATACTTGGTGATCTGAAAAGGTCCGTTAGGCAGGTCAGCCGGAAATCTCAGGTCCGCAACATTGAGCGGCTGCCCGTACGCGAAAGTAGTATTCGGTTGAGGCAGATGCGAGTATGGTGTTGTCCGCTGGGGCTCGATTGAATAT from Candidatus Binataceae bacterium encodes the following:
- a CDS encoding FtsX-like permease family protein, which encodes MNASILVARNVSHHARRAVLTTLTFALATFIFTVLIAIPSSIDLILKKTSETMRLYSYNADGRYLGLPSRYCGDIERLPGVAGCTPMVILRAKYQSESEIIQAYAVDAERTPIMYPDYGIAPNVLKDFANNRMAAIAGRLLIRNHKWKIGDVITLRGDANRLRIRFVLVGETPSNNYPNFFMFRRDYLVEAEKAIGIPEVKHPAGLLVTRVKSADDVARVIREIDENFHNSDFETVTMTESDAISGLLSTVGDIRTIVYSIFFIILVTILLIAANAMAMMVRERLRDVAVMRALGFGPGYVTSLLLAECLAIGAIGGVIGGMGAYWLFGSGATIAAIIGNAGELTVTAGIVAAALSVSLVVSLLSGIWPILGTIRITPADAFRRAI
- a CDS encoding ABC transporter permease → MRDANRPSVRATPASQLIPLKYNLRSLVVRKTTSLMTAAGVAMVVMIVVLLLSLVGGLRASLELAVEPHNWMVLSRGTSSEVESYIPREQYDVLRTRKEIATDASGAALISPEMVASFNAAVRRPAQQFQPAYLRGVYPIAYLVHKNLKLTAGRWPAPGREEMAIGRKQAERFPELGIGSTFRYGRRNWTIVGVFSDHGSARESEFWTDLDVLEQDARFENAYSSIHVVLNPGMQDSFRDALSKNVQLTVDLMSERDFYASQAVLADHLRSLVMIVALIVGIGATFGGMNTMYAAVAHRSREVGVLRALGFKRSQVLTSFLVESVIIALAGGLAGIVAALAVSIATALGDRQLRVGAILFSSHFSWMIFVEGILTAIAIGIAGGILPAWRAGRIGVIDSLREA
- a CDS encoding fatty acid desaturase family protein, whose translation is MNVKAMPIGEQQELRDDSKVEIPVRLTKEELIELSQVSGLRGFVHIAAEWMMIFGAIYLSQRFWHPALYILAIAFIGARQHALMILMHEGVHRRLFRNRTLNDWVSEIFLAWPNLISARAYRRNHFAHHRYLNTPQDPDWARRQGDPAWVFPKKWRALFSLMLHDLSGFNALRLLALMRSLMTTDTGVSKSFIAMRYAFYTAVVAAMIWAGVTKLFLIYWVIPLFTWLLFIFRIRSIAEHSAIEGRTPAYAQTRTALLTMLERIFFAPKNVSYHLEHHFFPSVPFYRLPALHEVLKAKPGFADSAHITRSYVGVLRECAGADRSLAFDGERAPCGLTMEPAADGASI
- a CDS encoding helix-turn-helix domain-containing protein, translated to MSSRNKLGLVLKSRRKALGLSQRALAAKLGVEASYVAFLESGRRKPSLSLAQRLARTLGVDRQELFLLVHPEAKSMFEPAPKPEDRSPAQSWQELISDKALLTRYEVTPLELRAMKQLSLLGYVLTQREFLTIVTVIRGTAVSKRGSRS
- a CDS encoding alkaline phosphatase family protein gives rise to the protein MELFAMRTSCNRSIIGSLFNFGKVAIAVMFYVAFFDGIATAQTPRSPIRHVIVVVGENHSFDNLFATYQPHHGQSVVNLLSEGIVNIDGSPGPGFAKARQWQAKEQNTYSIEPQRTTPYSHLPQPNTTFAYGQPLNVADLRFPADLPNGPFQITKYTAYQLSFTGDPAHRFFQMWQQFDAGRNDLFLWSALATGAGSDGKAPPTPFSDQSTRQGSVSMGFYNVAQGDAPVFKFIADHYAMNDNFHQGIMGGTGASFIYLGTGDLAFYSDGNGHPLTPPKELIEDPNPLPGTDNWFKQDGYHSGTYVNCADRAQPGVAPILDYLNSLHRESNCDSDHYYLVNNYGPPYNPDGSPVDVKKHPYTLPPQTLPNIGESLSKGGITWKYYIGGLRKGGANDAWCSICNPLQFSRNIMSGPLRADIEGVQDFFHDVEAGSLPAVSFVRPYEPYSGHPGNSAMSAYEYFVQSIANEVIKHPKLFADSAVFVTFDEGGGYYDSGYISPLDFFGDGTRIPLMVISPYVRAGAINHAYSDHASILKFLEWNWRLAPLSKRSRDNLPDPMPSTKNPYVAANGPAIDDLRGMFDFQNPRRDDLLIIPDGI